The genomic stretch gtaAGTATAAGAAgaaagtattaattttatgaTACACTTTTATCAGCTTTTTgtctttataaataaaacaaacgcATAATGCAGTGGTTTGTGAAGCATCACTaagcatatttttaatattagtgAAGGCTAAAATCACTGATAAAGCATtaattcttcaatatttttcaagtaaaagaaGGAAGTTTTGTCCTACATTTGCTGACTTAGTTCTTATTGCTATATCAATGTAAGAactctttagtttttttaatcgttCATAAACGTTCTTCAGATTGGAAAGATTTCATGtatttacagaaaaaatgtGACAAAAGCAGTCCAAAAGTCCGAGGAAGACCGCTAAGTAAAGCATTTGAACGTTATTCTTTTGCTTtagttaaaaaacaaattgatcacaaaaccaaatattttgcaaaatgtttATACTGCAAGCTGTTGTTAGCAAATACCTGCGGGGATAGATTGAAGAAACACAGGTAAGGAAAAACGCTGCTGGATGATTTAAAAGGTGATCGGTAGAATTCattcaatataaatttgtttgtaGCTTCTTTGCCTCTTCCATTGGGAATTTTCgtcttatatatatatacactttttaataatttattcatgttaaaataTACTATTTACATTGATAATATTATAGAATGAGGTGTAGGATAGAGAATacccaaaatgaaaattcagaGAAACAAGACAGTTCATTAAATACTAGCAGTAAGGTTACGGAAAAATCACCTGCTACTGAGATAGCGTTTGAAATCGAATACCTGAAAGATGGGTCAGGACCGGGCGAAGTAAgtgtacattttttgtttactaTGTTATTTGATAAGTATCTTTCatataccaatttttttgccgagtttaaataaaattaatcatacttaatattttagaaaactagtattatatttgtttattatcaaCCTTAAAATACaagtaaaataattacaaCCAGTACGCTAATTTTAACATGTTCCctaaaataagtgaaaaatcattttcctaGGAGCGTACGATAAAGACTTTTTGCTACACATATTTGCGAAGTGGAAGTAACTTTTTACTACGCGCAAGTCAAATTGATAGGTCTCATtgtcaaaactttttatagaTATTTGACATTCATATGGATAAATTGTTTTACCGCATCTATGTATATAAAGATTATACTGCatactaatatttaattatacttACAAAAGACaatgaatttaataatcaTTCCTTGTAAGATAAATATTGTACTGAGTACGTGCAAAAGTACCTTTACTCCACTCGATTGCTAATTAACTATAATTTTGTGCACTGgggatttaaataattattttcttattacattttcgtaaaaatgtcacaaccaCTACAACATTTTGCTGTTCGGTAAATAGTCGATATGTTGATTACATCCAGTAAAACCAGGAAAATAAACGTCAccaaaaatttgttcttctaTATCAAGAGCCACAACGTAATTAATCTggttttataatatttttgctggatatactaaataaaaatcgttattGATATACTCATGTTGATATTCATTTCAAATTCATCATAAccatttattgaaatattttaactttagGCTCCAAGTGAAAACTATGCACAGGGTAgtcaaatttgaattgttttaGTAGGAGAAACCTATTTCCTGAccaaataggaaaaaaaactaGTTTACTTGATATAACCTCTGTTTTTAAGGAACCCTACGTTACACGAAAACCATATTtcgatatacatatattactGTTTCAGAATTCCaagttgatttttgaaaacatgcaTTTTTTAGAGAtgtaatgcaaatttaaatgtaaatctttccctgttcaaaattttggtgttttatgaagaaaatcgCAAAGATAAGCTACTTTTTCTCTATTTAGTTAGAAAATGGAGATTTCCTGTGGAAACATTCCTAATTTGTCTACACCGTATaggaaatgaattaaattttctctaGAAAATTGTTAAGTGCTGTAGAAAAGTTTTCTAACtttcattattaaaaacacaaattatgTTTCTCCCATATAATGTGTATAAATCCattatttaataagaaatttcaatGAGCATTATACATGGATTTTCaacgaaattaataaatttaatgaaattaattttttttaatagtttttctgCATATCGCAAACAGAACGCGGCTGCACGACACCCggaagaaaacaaaatacgaTAATGAGAGAGCTGGGATTCACActagttaaaaaagtaataGGCGACAAACGTAAATATTACGCCATATGTTCAAATTGTAATGTTCCATTAGCAAATACTGCAGGAGATCGCCTAAAAAAACATAGGTAAGGGTTTAAACAGCTTTTCGAGCAATTAACctaagtaaaaatttcatagttgtaaagaaaattagaacccattattttattttctacaactaggtaaaatattaaattttcatattgacATTTATTGCTTGTTTCTTCCTGACACATGCAAAATAGAGACACTGGGAAAAATATCTCTTCGGTTATTTCTTGTTATAAAGAGTGTGTCAGAGAAAAGCATCTACTCTGAAGTTGATTGTTTTTAAGAAAGCATCCAAATACGGGaattttaatatgacaaaataatttttaaacattattttcctatccggaaagttaattttttttaatttataaattggaAAAGAAGTTTACGAAGAGTTTTCAATGACTACCTATCtatttttatcacattttccGAATTCTCACCACGTCTCTTAATTTAATCTCagctttaatatttctgtTATAACAAATAAGTTAAGTATccttaatttcataaattcaaaCGATTAATAATCAAAGGGAACATTATTGTATTTAAAACGTATATTAATGAACGatcaatatttccaatttccatTAACTAATATAAAGTTAAAATGAATCATTATTAATGATATACTTCCtccttaaataattataatgtgACGTGTAAAAATGTTACTGAGTTGAGActtagaaatattaataagtCATTAAGAAATATCTTGTATAAGagtgttattaaattttagaaattcatGTTTACAAAATAACGATGCAAAAACGATAAAGTGCGAGAATGAAGGAGGTTGTCTCAAAGTAGAGTACGGACCTGGAGGtaccaaaaaagttgtaggtgaatcttcatataaaattgaaatttttcccgAAGGAGCGATTTCTGATGAAGTAAGTGggatatcaaatttaataactttttaaattcattagcttataattttatttcctaaaGACCAAGTAATTTGTCATtccaaattatgaaaaataatacactaatattaatttttatatttaagatCGCTTCCATTTTGCAAAGCCAATGTAAGATTAAGGCAGAACCAGGAAGACCTCAAACCAAAGCATTTAGAGACTACGGGTTCACATTATTGAGAAGGGAGTTAAATGGAACCAGGAAATATTTCGCGCAGTGTTGGAATTGCAAATCTGAACTAAAAAATACTGCATCAGATAGACTGAAAAGGCACAGGTAGTGTAAGAAGTGCAAACAGTTTCCAAGCAGCTATTTCCTTTacgaaaatttggaaattaagtATAACTGATAAGGAATATTCAGTCTCTATTTTGAAGTTTCCATTGAGATAATTTTACTCTaaggttttaataaataatggtaTAACGATCTAtaccttaataatttaatatgacAATATTCCGTTTATaacaatcaaaaaattaattgcagGCAAATTTGCGGAACTGAAAACCTAGCTCAGTTCAGCTATGATGATGAATCTCGCGTTCATTCTCTTTATAATTCTGGACAGACATTGCAGCCATTTTTCGATCCATTGTCAATCTTCGAAGAAgctgaaaatcaaaataaaattgaaattgaaaacttaGATGAAGATCCGGTGTTGAACGAGgtaattatatgaattttttttggaattgaaTTAAGGTTTCaaagtaatattttgaaaGATTGTTGAGATGATTGACTTGagcaatattaaatataaataataaagacaatataaacaataatataatataaagcAGAGTGAAATATATATTAGTACAATTACCAAAAATATCTACCTTTAaggacttttaaaattttacatttggaatttcaaaattaaattcatctTTTTGACACAATTCTCATTTCGCAGAATGAACAGTTGTTACTTGCAATGGACGACAGACAAAATCCTCATAAGTTTCCAATAATAAACGGTAAAACTGAAGATCTCAGGTAAAGTTTGTTGTGTTCGAAATCGTAATTTACTCGTTCGAACGAGATGTAACATAACTCTgtagaaatggtttttattataACCTTAGGGTACTTAATTGAAATATGCTAgcacttttattaaattagtacTGAGTGAAAAATTACTGTTTTGACTTAACTGTTAGTCAAATTTTTAGCGAAAACAT from Euwallacea fornicatus isolate EFF26 chromosome 31, ASM4011564v1, whole genome shotgun sequence encodes the following:
- the Ibf2 gene encoding uncharacterized protein Ibf2; this translates as METYHMKEKSNKMPHGTESQSEIEETNDTLQESTTVSICIKQATTHLETGAKRIKQEIKQEQDSGDFYVNKCSEESLVTNFKPNVMDWAYPESYINQSVGDESLVEEIPSETMIEFDNLQEDCLEDNYTFIKNIPKLQQGRPVNPAFKDLGFSLIRKIIDNKRKYFAQCSECLKFLANTSAQRLQQHRNSCEVTNKRNVKHMMTVLAKTVKTSDSTVKSDEDPSERGSSSDESEYRIVTSYYPPRKALKNLGFSLVQKIAGSKVTYYALCSNCRVVLPGISTNRLRQHRRTCQINVSRKSKNEILVDTPPVKIESLNPSSELAKKKCDKSSPKVRGRPLSKAFERYSFALVKKQIDHKTKYFAKCLYCKLLLANTCGDRLKKHRMRCRIENTQNENSEKQDSSLNTSSKVTEKSPATEIAFEIEYLKDGSGPGEFFCISQTERGCTTPGRKQNTIMRELGFTLVKKVIGDKRKYYAICSNCNVPLANTAGDRLKKHRNSCLQNNDAKTIKCENEGGCLKVEYGPGGTKKVVGESSYKIEIFPEGAISDEIASILQSQCKIKAEPGRPQTKAFRDYGFTLLRRELNGTRKYFAQCWNCKSELKNTASDRLKRHRQICGTENLAQFSYDDESRVHSLYNSGQTLQPFFDPLSIFEEAENQNKIEIENLDEDPVLNENEQLLLAMDDRQNPHKFPIINGKTEDLR